TTTATCCAGTAAAACTATTGATATAAGATCGGACCTGCAATCAACAGTGATAACTTATTGGTATTTTTAAATAACAGAAGCACTTCAAGTTACCAAACGATCGCCGTTCGAGATGCTTTTAGGGCAAAACAAGAAACCCAAGAGTGCGATCGCCAATTCGCCGAACAAGTTTTTTCACAGGTGACCGATCTTTTTCACTCATTTGAAGGTTGCGGCCAAATATAAATCAATCCTGAAATCCAGGTTAAGGTGACAGCACTCCAAAAGAGGATTAAGATGGGCAGAGTCCAAGAAACTGGAGTTGGGGCAATTAAGAAAGCAATAGCAGCAATTTGCACTACCGTTTTCAGCTTGCCCCAGATATTCGCACCAGACACAGTGGTTTGATTGACTCGCCATCCGGCGATCGCCAATTCCCGCGCTAAAATTAGAAATACTCCCCAAGCTGGGACTTCCCCCAACTCCACCAAGGACAACAACGGCGCTAACACCAACAACTTATCCACCAAAGGGTCTAAAAACTTACCCATCTCACTGATTTGATTTAAGCGCCTGGCCAAATAGCCATCTAACCAGTCCGTTCCCGCAGCCACCAAAAACACCGCCAAACAAAACCAGCGATACTCTACTGTCGGTTCGAGCAACCCATAGAGCAGAAACGGAACCCCCAGCAAGCGAGAAAACGTAATCCAATTCGGAAGAGTCATATCAATTAAAAATTTAAAACTGTAAAATTAAAAATGGTACTTGACTATCAACGCTAAAACCTTATGACCCACCGTCGTTATCACATTACTACCTTTGGATGCCAAATGAACAAAGCCGACTCGGAGCGGATGGCTGGCATTCTAGACGATATCGGCTTTGAATCCGTGGAAGACCCTTATCAAGCAGATTTAATTCTCTACAATACCTGTACCATTCGTGATAACGCCGAG
This sequence is a window from Roseofilum reptotaenium CS-1145. Protein-coding genes within it:
- the pgsA gene encoding CDP-diacylglycerol--glycerol-3-phosphate 3-phosphatidyltransferase, with protein sequence MTLPNWITFSRLLGVPFLLYGLLEPTVEYRWFCLAVFLVAAGTDWLDGYLARRLNQISEMGKFLDPLVDKLLVLAPLLSLVELGEVPAWGVFLILARELAIAGWRVNQTTVSGANIWGKLKTVVQIAAIAFLIAPTPVSWTLPILILFWSAVTLTWISGLIYIWPQPSNE